The following coding sequences are from one Formosa haliotis window:
- the lptC gene encoding LPS export ABC transporter periplasmic protein LptC, which produces MVIAFAMTMFVSCSKGLEQVSNTAFSVNEPGGVAEDINLKYTDSGRLKANLLSPKMLDYSNREFSFSEFTEGINLYIYDKDRNKSTIISDYAIVYDKTGLIDLQGNVMLSTATNDTLFADQLYYDQAKQWLSTNQPVTFRTGGDLIHGNGFDSDVKFEEAEVLEINGIITLDE; this is translated from the coding sequence ATGGTCATAGCGTTTGCTATGACCATGTTTGTTTCTTGTAGTAAAGGCTTAGAACAAGTTAGTAACACGGCTTTTTCTGTAAACGAACCAGGAGGTGTAGCCGAAGATATTAACTTAAAATATACCGATTCTGGCAGGCTAAAAGCCAATTTGCTTAGTCCAAAAATGTTAGATTACTCGAATAGAGAGTTTTCATTTTCAGAATTTACAGAAGGCATTAATTTATATATTTACGATAAGGATAGAAATAAAAGTACCATTATTTCAGATTATGCCATTGTTTACGATAAAACAGGTTTAATCGATTTGCAAGGTAATGTTATGCTCTCTACAGCTACTAACGACACGCTATTTGCAGACCAATTATATTACGATCAGGCCAAACAATGGCTTTCTACAAACCAACCCGTAACGTTTAGAACCGGAGGTGATTTAATTCACGGAAATGGTTTCGATTCCGATGTTAAATTCGAAGAAGCCGAAGTGCTAGAAATTAACGGAATTATTACACTTGACGAATAA
- a CDS encoding hemolysin family protein → MSSAIIIIILSLILSAFFSGMEIAYVSSNKIHIEIEKKQKGFLAKILTKLTAKPSKFIATMLIGNNIALVIYGFFMGDLLVEWFQSMLPSGSAFIDYMLNDLSLLTQTVISTLIILITAEFLPKVFFQIYANNLLKVFAVPAYIFYGLFSWVSDFVLWISDFVLKRFFKTEGDQVQLAFSKVELGNYITEQMQSVEEHDEVDSEIQIFQNALEFSEVKAREVMVPRTEIIAVELHESTKVLNSLFTETGCSKIIVYKDTIDDILGYVHSFELFKKPKTIKSILLPVELVPETMLIKDVLSVLIKKRKSIAVVLDEYGGTSGIMTVEDIVEELFGEIEDEHDTVDLIEEKIDDDNYTLSARIEVDYLNENYKLNIPESENYETLGGFIVNHTEEIPAQDEVVVVGDFQFKILEVSNTKIDLVALSKVKPD, encoded by the coding sequence ATGAGTTCTGCTATTATAATCATTATACTGTCCTTAATTTTATCTGCATTTTTTTCGGGTATGGAGATTGCCTATGTGTCGTCTAATAAAATCCATATCGAAATCGAAAAAAAACAAAAAGGATTTCTTGCCAAAATCTTAACCAAGCTTACGGCTAAACCTTCTAAATTTATTGCCACCATGCTTATTGGAAACAATATAGCCTTGGTTATTTATGGGTTTTTTATGGGCGATTTGTTAGTAGAATGGTTTCAGTCTATGTTGCCATCGGGATCTGCATTTATAGATTATATGCTAAACGATCTTAGTTTGTTAACTCAAACCGTAATCTCGACACTTATTATATTAATTACTGCAGAATTTTTACCAAAAGTATTTTTCCAGATTTATGCCAACAACCTACTAAAAGTCTTTGCTGTACCGGCTTATATTTTTTACGGTTTGTTTTCTTGGGTTTCAGATTTTGTGTTATGGATTTCAGACTTTGTTTTAAAACGTTTTTTTAAAACCGAAGGCGATCAAGTGCAGTTAGCCTTTTCTAAGGTAGAGCTAGGAAATTATATTACAGAGCAAATGCAATCGGTTGAAGAACATGACGAAGTCGATTCCGAAATTCAGATTTTTCAGAATGCATTAGAATTTTCGGAAGTAAAAGCCCGAGAAGTCATGGTGCCACGAACCGAAATTATAGCCGTAGAACTTCATGAATCGACTAAGGTTTTAAACAGTTTATTTACAGAAACAGGCTGTTCTAAAATAATCGTATATAAAGATACTATAGATGATATTTTGGGGTACGTACATTCTTTTGAGTTGTTTAAAAAACCGAAAACTATCAAGTCTATTTTATTACCAGTAGAGCTTGTTCCAGAGACCATGCTTATTAAAGATGTGTTGAGTGTGCTTATAAAAAAGCGAAAAAGTATCGCGGTGGTTTTAGATGAATATGGCGGGACTTCTGGGATTATGACAGTAGAAGATATCGTGGAAGAATTGTTTGGCGAAATAGAAGATGAACACGATACTGTAGACCTTATAGAGGAAAAAATAGACGATGATAATTATACCCTATCTGCTAGGATAGAAGTAGATTATTTAAACGAAAATTATAAATTAAATATTCCGGAAAGTGAAAATTACGAGACGCTTGGTGGATTTATAGTTAACCATACCGAAGAAATTCCTGCTCAGGATGAAGTGGTTGTAGTAGGAGATTTTCAGTTTAAAATTCTTGAAGTATCTAATACAAAAATCGACTTAGTCGCACTATCTAAAGTTAAGCCCGACTAA
- a CDS encoding S9 family peptidase — MKYFTPFLLTCFLCSGLVFAQQKQITLEEIWNGGFRTEGMEALHSMANGQQYSVLDFNRQTRSTAIDIYDYKTLSKVKTLVSSSNLADVDYFTDYTFSEDESKVLLATNVESIFRHSTLANYYVFDTATGKITGVAEDKIQEPTFSPDGTKVAYGLNNNLFVKDLKTGATTKITTDGLDNKIINGITDWVYEEEFAFVRAFEWNTASNKIAFIRFDESNVPEFSMDVFGTDLYPKQEVFKYPKAGEPNSVVSLHVFDLAKNKTTAISLDKSYSDFYIPRIKWTNNADVLSAQYSNRHQNELDLWMINTSNQTSKLVLTDKDPAYVDVTDNLTFLDDNSFIWTSEKDGYNHIYHYKQDGKLINQITKGDWEVTNYYGFDKKSKKLFYQSVENGSINRDVYSIGLNGKGKTRLSEKDGTNSASFSADFTYFINTYSSATTPPLYTLNDSKSGKVIKVIKDNKALSNKLSQYAISKKEFSTIKVNGNDLNMWMIKPANFDASKTYPLFMYQYSGPGSQQVANSWLSANDYWYEMLAQKGYIVACVDGRGTGFKGAAFKKATQKELGKYELEDQIAAAKQLGDLAYIDKDRIGIWGWSFGGFMSSNAIFKGNDVFKMAIAVAPVTSWRFYDSIYTERYMTTPQENPSGYDENSPINHVDKLKGDFLLVHGTADDNVHVQNSMRMIEALIQANKQFEWMIYPDKNHGIYGGNTRLHLYTKMTNFLDRTLGDKL, encoded by the coding sequence GTGAAGTATTTTACTCCTTTCCTGCTAACATGTTTTCTATGTTCAGGCCTAGTATTCGCACAACAAAAACAGATAACATTAGAAGAAATTTGGAATGGCGGTTTTAGAACCGAAGGTATGGAAGCCTTACATTCTATGGCTAACGGTCAGCAATATTCTGTATTAGATTTTAACAGACAAACCCGATCTACAGCTATCGATATTTACGATTATAAAACGCTTAGCAAAGTGAAAACGCTAGTGAGTTCTTCAAATTTAGCGGATGTCGATTATTTTACAGATTATACTTTTAGTGAAGATGAAAGCAAAGTGCTTTTAGCGACAAATGTAGAGTCTATTTTTAGGCATTCTACACTAGCTAATTATTATGTTTTTGATACCGCTACAGGTAAAATTACAGGTGTTGCAGAAGATAAAATTCAGGAACCTACATTTTCGCCAGATGGTACCAAAGTGGCTTATGGTTTAAACAATAATTTGTTTGTAAAGGATTTAAAAACGGGTGCTACAACAAAGATTACTACAGACGGTTTAGATAATAAAATTATTAATGGTATTACCGATTGGGTTTACGAAGAAGAATTTGCTTTTGTACGTGCCTTTGAATGGAATACAGCTAGTAACAAGATTGCTTTTATTCGTTTTGATGAATCTAACGTTCCTGAGTTTTCTATGGATGTGTTTGGAACCGATTTGTATCCAAAACAAGAGGTGTTTAAGTACCCGAAAGCAGGAGAGCCAAACTCTGTCGTATCTTTACATGTTTTCGATTTGGCCAAAAACAAAACCACAGCCATTAGTTTAGATAAAAGCTATTCCGATTTTTATATTCCTAGAATTAAGTGGACAAATAACGCCGATGTTTTAAGTGCACAATACAGTAACAGACATCAAAATGAGTTGGATTTATGGATGATAAATACCTCAAATCAAACTTCAAAATTAGTGCTTACAGACAAAGATCCTGCTTATGTAGATGTAACCGATAACTTAACATTTTTAGATGATAATAGTTTTATTTGGACAAGTGAAAAGGACGGATATAATCATATCTATCATTACAAGCAAGACGGAAAACTTATTAATCAGATAACCAAAGGCGATTGGGAAGTGACTAACTATTATGGATTTGATAAAAAATCGAAAAAGTTGTTTTATCAGTCTGTAGAAAACGGATCTATAAATCGCGATGTTTACAGTATTGGTTTAAACGGAAAAGGAAAAACACGTTTATCTGAAAAAGATGGAACTAACTCGGCGTCGTTTAGTGCTGATTTCACCTATTTTATTAACACTTATTCTAGTGCAACAACTCCTCCTTTATATACTTTAAACGATTCTAAATCTGGTAAAGTAATTAAAGTGATTAAGGACAACAAAGCCTTGTCGAATAAACTTTCGCAGTATGCCATTTCTAAAAAGGAATTTAGTACGATAAAAGTAAATGGCAACGATTTAAACATGTGGATGATTAAACCTGCAAATTTTGATGCGTCTAAAACATATCCTTTATTTATGTATCAATATTCGGGGCCAGGATCGCAACAAGTAGCAAATAGTTGGTTAAGTGCTAACGATTATTGGTACGAAATGTTGGCGCAAAAAGGTTATATTGTAGCTTGTGTAGACGGACGTGGAACGGGGTTTAAAGGCGCAGCTTTTAAAAAAGCGACTCAAAAAGAATTGGGTAAATACGAATTAGAAGACCAAATTGCAGCGGCAAAACAATTAGGCGATTTAGCGTATATCGATAAAGACCGAATTGGAATTTGGGGCTGGAGTTTTGGAGGATTTATGAGTAGTAATGCTATTTTTAAAGGGAACGATGTCTTTAAAATGGCTATAGCCGTGGCACCTGTAACAAGCTGGAGATTTTACGATTCTATTTATACAGAGCGCTACATGACGACTCCACAGGAAAATCCATCGGGCTACGATGAAAATTCACCAATTAATCATGTAGATAAATTAAAAGGCGACTTTTTATTAGTGCATGGTACGGCCGATGATAATGTACATGTTCAAAATTCAATGCGTATGATTGAAGCCTTAATTCAAGCAAACAAACAGTTTGAGTGGATGATATACCCAGACAAAAATCACGGTATTTATGGCGGCAATACCCGTTTACATTTATATACTAAAATGACTAATTTCTTAGATAGAACTCTAGGAGATAAACTATAA
- a CDS encoding peptidylprolyl isomerase has protein sequence MAVLNKIRQRSLFLILIIALALFSFVLSGLFQNGSALSNKSQNVVATINGKEISREDFLRKVEFAQRQMGQGVTNTQAMNRVWEQEVRQAVLESQYKPLGFSVERDQMRDLLRTNLSNSPEFQNEAGLFDENKLNEYIASLKATSAEAYQQWVDYEQSIAESGMQQDYVNMVKAGVNGTLAEGKVEHDLENNKVDIKYVQVPFSSIVDSTITVSKSEISSYINDHKKEFEVEASRDINYVEFREIASLEDEKEISAGLTNLLNNSVVYNDVTKANDTVLGFANAKDVESFVNSNSDIKYDNRFVFKSALPKVLADNLYDKTPGAVYGPYKDNGFFKLSKLVEETFMPDSVKARHILIPFIGSRAATAETVQTKAEAKKTADSVMAIVKANPSKFVDVLDLSVDKVSNEKEGVLDWFTYNAMVPEFRDYAFGNRKGDVGVVKTDFGYHVVEILDQTDKEKAVKIATIARQIEPSDATVDKVFRDASKFEIAVADKDFQAVSKENNYTVRPVKGIEILQENIPGLSNQRQIVRWTFNEETNVGDVKRFNIPGGYAIVQLAAKNKAGLMTTDNASAIVVPKIRKEKKAEIIKDRVKATTLDALASEENQSIRTASALNMKNPTISGAGREPRIVGAAFGLKEGETSKLLVGDNGVYMVEVTKVTPATELDNYQAFANRVGQQKANAVNTKLYQALKDASEIEDNRAETVQ, from the coding sequence ATGGCAGTTTTAAATAAAATTAGACAACGTTCACTTTTCTTAATCCTAATTATTGCATTAGCATTATTTTCTTTTGTACTATCTGGATTGTTCCAAAATGGTAGTGCTTTATCAAATAAATCTCAAAATGTAGTTGCTACTATTAACGGGAAAGAAATTTCTAGAGAAGATTTTTTACGTAAAGTAGAATTTGCACAAAGACAAATGGGGCAAGGTGTTACTAACACACAAGCTATGAACCGTGTTTGGGAGCAAGAAGTGAGACAAGCTGTATTAGAATCTCAATATAAGCCATTAGGGTTTAGTGTAGAGCGCGATCAAATGAGAGATTTGTTAAGAACAAATTTATCTAATAGCCCTGAATTCCAAAATGAAGCTGGTTTATTCGACGAGAATAAATTAAATGAATATATCGCTAGTTTAAAAGCTACGTCGGCTGAAGCATACCAACAATGGGTAGATTACGAACAATCTATTGCAGAAAGCGGCATGCAACAAGACTATGTAAATATGGTTAAGGCGGGTGTTAATGGTACTTTAGCAGAAGGAAAAGTAGAGCATGATTTAGAAAACAATAAAGTAGATATTAAATATGTACAAGTACCTTTTTCTTCAATTGTAGATAGTACGATTACAGTGTCTAAGTCTGAAATTTCAAGCTATATTAACGATCATAAAAAAGAATTTGAAGTAGAAGCTTCAAGAGATATCAATTATGTAGAGTTTAGAGAAATTGCTTCTTTAGAAGACGAAAAAGAAATTTCTGCAGGTTTAACGAATCTTCTAAATAACTCTGTTGTTTATAACGATGTGACTAAAGCTAACGATACCGTTTTAGGTTTCGCAAATGCTAAGGATGTAGAATCTTTTGTAAACTCTAATTCAGATATTAAATACGATAATCGTTTTGTGTTTAAATCTGCTTTACCAAAAGTATTAGCCGATAATTTATACGATAAAACGCCAGGAGCGGTTTACGGACCTTATAAGGATAACGGATTTTTTAAACTTTCTAAATTAGTTGAAGAAACCTTTATGCCAGACTCGGTAAAAGCAAGACACATTTTAATTCCATTTATCGGTTCTCGTGCGGCTACAGCAGAAACTGTACAAACAAAAGCAGAAGCTAAGAAAACAGCAGATAGCGTTATGGCTATTGTAAAAGCAAATCCTTCTAAGTTTGTAGATGTATTAGACTTATCTGTAGATAAAGTAAGTAACGAGAAAGAAGGTGTTCTAGACTGGTTTACATATAATGCTATGGTACCAGAATTTAGAGATTATGCTTTCGGAAATCGTAAAGGTGATGTTGGTGTGGTAAAAACAGATTTCGGTTACCACGTTGTAGAAATATTAGATCAAACTGATAAAGAAAAAGCGGTTAAAATTGCAACTATTGCTAGACAAATAGAGCCATCTGACGCTACAGTAGATAAAGTGTTTAGAGATGCTTCTAAATTTGAAATCGCAGTTGCCGACAAAGATTTTCAAGCGGTTTCTAAAGAAAACAATTACACTGTTCGTCCGGTAAAAGGTATCGAGATCTTACAAGAAAATATTCCTGGATTAAGTAATCAACGTCAAATTGTACGTTGGACATTTAACGAAGAGACTAATGTAGGAGATGTAAAGCGTTTTAATATTCCAGGCGGATATGCTATTGTACAATTAGCGGCTAAAAACAAAGCGGGATTAATGACTACAGATAATGCATCTGCTATTGTAGTGCCTAAAATTCGTAAAGAGAAAAAAGCTGAAATTATTAAAGACCGTGTTAAAGCAACAACTTTAGACGCTTTGGCTTCAGAAGAAAATCAATCTATTAGAACAGCTTCAGCTTTAAATATGAAGAATCCAACGATTTCTGGAGCAGGAAGAGAGCCTCGTATTGTAGGTGCTGCTTTCGGATTAAAAGAAGGAGAAACTTCTAAGTTGTTAGTTGGTGATAATGGTGTGTATATGGTTGAAGTTACTAAAGTAACTCCAGCAACAGAATTAGATAATTACCAAGCGTTTGCTAACCGCGTTGGTCAACAAAAAGCAAATGCTGTTAATACTAAATTATATCAAGCTTTAAAAGATGCTTCAGAAATTGAAGATAATAGAGCAGAAACTGTACAATAA
- a CDS encoding GYDIA family GHMP kinase has translation MESFYSNGKLLISAEYLVLNGAEALALPSKFGQSLSVESISEPLLTWQSYNNNNECWLEATFKDIHGTLQPEIENDLTLRLASILNAAKTLNPEFLKPELGLAIKTYLDFPTNWGLGTSSTLINNIASWANINPFTLLERTFGGSGYDIACASNNTPITYRLNGKSPIVKSVNFHPNFSDCIYFVHLNKKQNSRDGIAHFKANTSDHSEAIKAVNSITSELITCDNLDRFNGLVEAHEAIIANIIQLKPVKQLLFHDFTGSIKSLGAWGGDFVMVTSHEDPTSYFKDKGYHTILPYKDMIL, from the coding sequence ATGGAATCGTTTTATAGCAACGGAAAATTATTAATTTCGGCCGAATACCTTGTGCTTAATGGGGCAGAAGCTTTAGCTTTACCATCTAAATTTGGACAATCGTTAAGTGTTGAATCTATTTCCGAGCCATTATTAACATGGCAAAGTTATAACAATAACAATGAGTGCTGGCTAGAAGCCACTTTTAAGGATATTCATGGCACCTTGCAACCCGAGATAGAAAACGATCTTACCCTAAGGCTAGCCTCTATTTTAAACGCTGCAAAAACTTTAAATCCGGAGTTTTTAAAACCTGAGCTTGGCCTTGCTATTAAAACATATTTAGATTTTCCTACAAATTGGGGTTTAGGCACCTCGTCAACTTTAATAAACAACATCGCGAGTTGGGCAAATATAAATCCGTTTACCCTCTTAGAACGCACTTTTGGAGGTAGTGGTTACGACATTGCTTGCGCGTCTAACAACACTCCTATTACGTATCGATTAAACGGAAAATCGCCAATAGTAAAGTCTGTAAATTTTCATCCTAATTTTTCTGATTGCATATATTTTGTTCATTTAAATAAGAAACAAAACAGCCGCGATGGCATTGCTCATTTTAAAGCCAATACCTCAGATCATTCCGAGGCTATTAAAGCAGTAAACAGTATAACATCAGAACTTATTACATGCGACAACCTAGATCGCTTTAACGGCTTAGTTGAAGCACATGAAGCGATTATAGCAAACATCATTCAGTTGAAACCAGTTAAACAATTACTTTTCCATGATTTTACCGGAAGCATTAAAAGCTTAGGCGCTTGGGGAGGCGATTTTGTTATGGTAACTTCTCATGAAGATCCCACGAGTTATTTCAAAGACAAAGGATATCACACCATACTGCCTTATAAAGACATGATACTTTAG